The Stigmatella ashevillena genomic sequence GTCGAGCAGCTTCCGGGAAGCCTCCTGCCGGGCACACGCATACAGCCGCTGCTTGAACTCCTCGCGCTGCGCGTGCTGTGCGCCAAAGTGGCTGGCCACGAAGCCCTGGAGGCGCAATCCCGTCCCCTGGATGTCATGGTCCGCGTAGCGCTCCAGATGCTCCAGCGCGTTGGGCGCCGGGGTATAACCACGGCAGATGAATTGGAGGATGCGAAAGGTGATCCGGTAACTGGTCTCCAAGACCCGCGGGTGTGTGATGAGCCGGAGGAGCCTCTCCTGGACATCCTCCAGGCCGCAGCCCAGCGGGTCCAGCAAGATGCCCTCCTCGTGACATGCGTAATAGAACGCATTCACCGAGAAGTCCCTCATGAGGGCGTCCTCACGCACATCGCCCCGGGGGACGAAGGACGTGGTCCGCATGTCATCGTTCTGGATGTCCCCGGGGCTTCGCAGGAAGCTGAAGTCCACGCCCCCCGAGGCATCATCCCCCCAGCACATCATGCCAAACCGGTCGAACCGGGAGCGCACCGGATCAATGTCCGGATACGCCCGGCGGAGCACCTGGTGCACCTCCTCCATCGAGCGATCCACGGCGATGTCGACATCCTGGGTGGGCACGCCCATGAGCCAGTCCCGGGGGGCCCCTCCCACGACGTAGACCTGCATCCCCGCTCCTGCCAGCAGGCCCACGGCATCCTGGATGCGAATCTCACGCGCCTCATCCCGGTAGATGACCTGCTCCAGGGAAGAGCGCACGAGGCGGGGATCCACCGGATGGCTCCGGCAGCTTTCGAGGATGGCAGACACGCTCGGCAGGATACGCCCTGTTGGAAAAACCGTGGGCGGAACCTGCTTCAGGGCGTTCCGGACACGGGGCGGCATTCCCCTTCCCCCACGAAGCGCATCCGGCCAGGGGGAGGCGCCACCAAGGGCCGATGAGCCTTCTGCCAGAACGCAATGAGCGCATCGCGCAGGCCCAGTTCCTGACGGAGTCCCAGGTCAATGGCGTCCTTGGGAAAGGACGCCAGCAGGGCACTCAGGCCGTTGCCACCGCGCGCCAGGAAATCTGGCATCACCACACGGTAGGTCCGCTCTGGACGGACCGGCTGCCCATTGGGCAGCAAGATGCGTTTGAGGCGTCCAGGCCCTGGGCAACGGGCCAGTTCCACCTGCAACCCAGAGAGTTGATAGACCCCCTGGCGCGCGGTGCCATAGACGTGCTCGAGCAGGCGCCAGAGCTGCTCTCCTGTCAGGGTCAGCGTGGCGAGCGTGTTGTCGAAGGGAAGCATCTCATACACACCGCCATAGGTCAGCTCCCCCGCTGGCAAGTCGGCGCGCATGCTTCCCGCGTTGAGCAGGGCCACGTCCGCGCGCATCAACTCGCGCAAGGAGTCCGTGAGGACGCTTCCCAGAGAACTCTCCTCCGTGAAGTGGCGGCGCAGCGCCTGGGGCACGCTCACCCCGAGCAACCGCTTGCGCTCCGCGTCGGCCCTGGCCAGCGCGGGCGCAAGGAGCTGCTCGAGCGTGGCGTCTTTCTCCACCGGCTGGCCCAGGAACATGGCCTGGACGAGCTTCACGGAGGGCTGCTCCTGCAAGCTGCGCTGCGCACACTGACGCGTCGTCTCATCGACCCGCGCACACACCGGAATGAGGGGTTGGATGACCGTGAGGTCTTCCAGGACCTTGTGCGTGCGCGGATCCACGAAGAGCTCGATGGTGCCGAAGGACCGGCCGTTCTCACGGGACTCGATGACGGGGGTGCCTTGGATGAAGTGGCCCAGGGGCTGATGGGTATGTCCCGCCACCACCGCATCCAGGGTACCGGGTGGCAACGCCTGCAACAGCTCGGGGAGCTCCTCCCTGGGCTCGCACGAGCTGAGATCCCGAGGACGGTCCCACGCGCGGCACTGCCCGCCGATGTGAGCCACCGCGATGACCAACTCAGCCCCCCTGGCCCGCAGGCGGCTGGCGGCTGCGAGCGTCTCGGGCAGCAGTTCGCCGAAACGCAGGCCCGCGACATTCAACCGGTTCGTGGTCTCAGGTGTCCTCGGCGTGGAGAGGCCGACGAGGCCCACCTTGACCCCTTTCAGGGTCAGCAACAACGTCCCGTCGCCTCGCAGCCACTCGGGCCGCTGACCTGTCGCCGCGTCATAGAGATTGGCCGAGAGCAGGGGAAACCGCGCCTGGGCCATTCGCGCCTTGAGCGCGCCCAGGGAATCCATCTCTGGACGGCTCGCGGCCTGCGCCGGGCCTACCGGTCCGTAATCGAAATCGTGGTTGCCAATCGCCGCGGCGTGATAACCGAGCTGGTTGTAGGCATCGATGACGGCAGCCCCTTCTCCCAGGTTGGAGGCCAGCGTGCCTTGAAACAGATCCCCTCCATCCAGCAGCAGGACGCCGTCCGGATTCGAGGCCCGGAGGATCGCGAGATAGCCCGCGAAGACGGCCAGCCCCCCTTCCTCGGCCAGGGTTCCATCGGGAAGCGAGAAGGGGTTCGGATGAATCCAGCCGTGCAGATCATTCGTTCCAACGAGGGTGAGCCGGATCGGCTCGGTGGCCTCGGGAGCGCTGCTCACGGGAGACGCTGTGGCAGGCGCGGATGCGCCGCGTGGTCCCTGACACCCCACGAGACAAAAAAACAAGAGGGTGGAAAGACGGGGCCGGAGAAATTCCAGAGAGGGCATGCGAATCACGATGAATGATATAAGCGTCAGTATCATGCCTTCACGTGGATTTCAGCGCGTCTACCAAGCGGGTACGCGGGACCTCAACGGCCGCTTCATGGGCGGCACGGAGATCATGCATCTGGCCGCACACGCGGGAAGGCTCTACGCAGCGACTTCCACGATGTGGGACCAGCCCGGGGAGGATCCCGCCGTGGGCGCCCAGGTTCTCGTTCTGGACCGTCCAGGCGGGGCATGGCGCGTGGAGCATGAGTTCGAGGCCCGGAACTGGCGGATGAGCATCGTCTCCCTCACCTTCACGGGTGACCGGCACGGGCGCATGCTGAAGGCGCCCGTCCCCCTGTTGCTGGCGGCGCCCTCGGATGGCCAGGGCCACGCCACCGTCCACAGCCGGGACGAAAGCTCGGGAACCTGGACCCGGATGGTGCTTGCCACCCAGAGCCCCCGCACGGCCAGCGTCCGCAGCCTGTCTCTTCACCGGGATACGGTCACCGGCATCGAGCACGTCTTCGCGGGCACCTTGCCGGGAGGTCTCTTCCGAGGAGGCTACGATGCCGCCGTGCCCGGGAGCATCCACTGGGATGAGGCGCCTGAGCTCGCGGACTACAAGGCCCGGCCCATGGCCTTCGCTGTCTGCAACGGGGCGCTGCACGTGGCCATCAAACCCCACCTGTACCGGCGCGTGGACGGTGAAGCGCCCCGCTGGGAGAAGGTCTACACGCTGCCAGAGGATGTGACCCGCATCAGCAGTGGCTTGCGCGGCCTGACCACCGTGCCCCACCCGTCGGGCCAAGGCGAATGCCTGCTCGCGGCACTGGAGGGAAACCGGGCCCGCATCATCCGGATCGATCCCCGGGAGAACTACCGAGAGACGATCGACCTGGATATTCTCCAGTTCCTGGAGACCCAGTGGGGCCGACGCCCCGGCTACGCCATCGCGGCCTACGACGACATGACACCGGTGAAGCTCCCCGGCAAAGACGGGACGGCGTTGCTCATCGGCCTCGAGGCAACCCACAGCACCCAGCACGAGACCCACCCCAAGGACGGCTGGGAGCCCGGCGGCAGGTACCTGATCCGCCATCCGGACCCACACTACGTGTTGCGGCAAATCATCGATCCGTCCCTGGACCCGATGCCGCCGCTCGTGTCCACGCGCACCATTCGCGTCTCGCCCTTCAACCCGGAGACCCTCTATTTCGGCGGGTATGATCCCAATTCCCTGCCCGCCCACAACACGGGCTGGGTCTTCTCGGCACCGCTGGACGTGGCCCTGGGCGCATGAAGGCCCTTGCGTGAGAGCGGACGCACTCATTAAATTCCAGGGACCCCCCCAAATCAGCAACGGATCCCATTGAGTACGCGCTCCGAACAGCGGGAACCGGCTCCCGAACTCTCCGCACCTGGCGTCTCTGCCCCAGGCATTGCCTTCGGTGAAGTTTACGCCCGGGCGCTCTCGGCCGCCTCCAGACACCAGAGCCTCCTGACCGATGGCAGGCTTTCGCTGTCCTACGCAGAGCTGAGCGGGCACTTCACCCACCTCGATGCCTTCTTCGCTTCACGAGGCATCGCGCCCGGGAGCATCCTGGCCCTGGAGTGCGTCAACTCCGTTCCCGGAGCGCTGAGCCTCCTGTACGTGATGTCCCGGGGGTTCAGCCTGGTGCTGCTCCCCCCGCCGGGCAAGGCGGCTCCGTCCGTCCCGGTGCCACGCTTCTGCCACCACCGCTTGACGGTCCAGAGCCAGCTCGTGGACGGCGCGGACATCGTCCTGCACCGTCCCGAGACCTTCCTCCAGTGCCCCCGGAGCGAGGAGCCCGTCCTGTCGTTGGACGCCGCGCATGCCACGGGGAAGATCTTCCTGCGGACCTCGGGCAGCATCGGCACGCCCAAGCTGGCCATGTACACGCACGGCCAGTTGCTCGCCAACGCCCTCAACGCCGTGGAGCGGCTGCACCTGTCGGGGGCGGATCGCATCGCGCTCCCCGTGCCGCTGTGTCACATGTTTGGGCTCGGCGCGGGCTTCCTTCCGGGCTTCGCTGTCGGCGCCTCACTGGGCTTCGTGGAGGGCGCCAACATCCTGCGCTACCTCGAGCACGAGCGGCAGTTCCGCCCCACGGTCGCGTTCATGACCCCCGCGCTGTGCTCCATGTTTCTGCGGCAGCACAGCGCGCCAGAGCACTACCGCCACGTGGTGCTGGCGGGCGACAAGCTGAAGCCCGAGTCCTTCGATGCCGCGGAGGCCCGCTTCCGGCGTGCGGTCCTCCTCTACGGCACCACGGAAATGGGCGTCATCGCCGCTTCGGACGCGGAGGCCAGCGAAGGGCCCAGGTCCACCACCGTGGGCCCTCCCTTGCCAGGCATCGAGCTGAAGCTGGAACAGCCCAGCGCTCCTGGCGAAGCGCCCGAGGTGGTGGCGGGAGCCATCGTCTGCCGCCATCCCCATGGCTTCGAGGGCTATGTGGACAACGACGGTGGGCCCTGGACGGGAGAACCGCCCTTCCACGAGGGCTGGTACCGCACCCGGGACTGGGGCCGCCTGCACGCCGGCGGATTGCTGGAGGTCCTGGGGCGTCAGGACCACAGCGTCAACCGGGATGGCCGCCTCGTGCTCCTCGCCGAAGTCGAGCGCGCCCTGGAGGGAATTCCCGACGTGGCGCAGGCCATCACCCTGCTGGGGGCGGAGAACCTCCGCGGCCGCCACATCCTGGCCCTGTGCACACCGCGAGAGGGCCGCACCTTGGACAGCGTCCAGGTCCGCGCGGCCTGCGCCAACCTCCTTCCGCCGTATGCCACCCCGGATGAGGTGCGCATCCTCCCGTCCTTCCCCTTGCTGCCCAACGGCAAGGTCGACCGGCGCACCCTGATGGCCCAATTCACTGGGACCGCTTCCCCCCCCGCCAGCGAGCAGAAAGAGAACCTGACATGAGCGCCCAACCCGCCGGGATCCTCCCCTCCAGTCCCGAGAATCCGCTGGCTCCCCCGTCCGAGGTCGGCCCCATCGTCACGCAGCTGCGGCGGATGATCGTCCACGAGTTGGATGTCCGCATTCAGGAAGAGGAGCTCACCGACGACACCTCCCTGATCGACGGGCGCCTGGCACTCGACTCCATCGTGCTCTTCGAGCTCATCACCCTCATCGAGAAGCGCTTCGGCTTCGAGTTCTCCGATCAGAACCTTCGCATGGAAGTCTTCGCGAGCCTCACGGCACTGGCGCAGCACATCCATCACGCCACGGCGCAGTCCAAGCAGGCCGCAGCCGTCTGAGTCCCACCCGTTTCATCCGTGAAGAGGATGCCGCCATGAGCACCACCGCCCAGGACACCGTGCCTCGTATCGAGCTGACCCGGAAGGGATTCATCACCAACTATCCCCCGTACCGTTACTGGCGTCCCGAGACCGCCCAGCGGCTTCTGGATCCCAAGCCGCTCAACATCTATGTGCACACGCCTTACTGTGTGCAGCGGTGCGCGTACTGCCACTACAAAACAACCACCCTCAACGAGAACCGCAAAGCGGAGATCGACCGGTACGTCCAGTCGTTGTGTACCGAGATCCAGCTTGCCTCCCAGCGCTTCCATCTCAAGGAGCGGCCCACCCACTCCATCTACTTTGGCGGCGGCACCCCGACCCTGCTCTCCAAGGAGAACCTCAGCCGCATCATGGATTGCCTCCGTGAGCACCTCACCTTCGCGGAGCCGGAGATCACCGTCGAGGGGGAGCCCGTCACCCTCATCCAGGCCAAGGCGGACCACCTCAAGCACCTGGGCGTCAACCGCATCAGCCTGGGCATCCAGTCCCTCGCCGATGAGATCATCCTCAAGACCGGCCGCCGGGACACGGAGAAGCACGCGTTCAAGGCCATCGAGATCGCCAAGGGCACCGGCGCCGTCGTCAACGTGGACCTGATGAGCGGTCTTGCGGGCGAGACGGATGAGACGTGGGCGTACACCGTGGAGCGCGCACTCGCCGCCGACGTGCACTCGCTCACCGTCTACAAGACCGAGCTGTACGCCAACACCGAGTACTACGCCGGCATCAAGAAGAACACCCTGGAGCTGCCCTCCGACGAGGAGGAGCTGAAGTATGCCGCGTATGCCATCGAGAAGATCGAGGCCAAGGGATACCTGCCGGTCAACTTCTTCACCTTCACCCAGGGCGGTGGCCACATGCAGCGCCACACCACCAGCAAGTGGAGGGGAGATGACATCTACGCGTTCGGTGTCTCGGCTTTCGGTTCGATCGGCAGCTTCTCCGTCCAGAACATCAGCGACCTGGAGAAGTACTCGAGCACCCTGGAGGCGGGAGAGCTGCCCATCGCGCGCGGCTACCACCTGAACGCCAAGGACTTGATGGCCCGGGATGTCGTGCTGGGCATGAAGCTGATCCACTTGGACCGCAAGGCCTTCCGTCAGCGCTATGGCCTCGACCTGGTGCGCCTCTGCGAGCCCACGGTGAATGCCTTGGTGGAGGAGGGCTTCATCACCGTCTCGGACGAGCGCCTCTCCCTGACCCGCAAGGGCATTCTGTGGGGAGACTACACGGGCCGACAGCTCGCCGCGGCGGTCGATGCGGTGGCGTCCTGAGCCCTGAGTCCCTGAGCGCCTCCCGATGATCCTCACCAGCGACTTCGTCTACATCCACCAGCCCAAGACGGGCGGAACCTTCGTCACGAAAGTGCTGGAGCGGCTCTACCCCAGCGGCGAGGGCCCGCCGGGCAAGCGGGGGCGGCTCATCAACACCCACAAGCACGGCACCTGCAGCGAGGTGCCCGAGGAGTGGCGTGGCAAGCCCCTGCTGACGACGCTGCGCAACCCGTACGACCGCTACGTCTCTCAGTACCGCTTCGCCTGGTGGAAGCGGTACCCGGACATGTACTGCGGTGAAGACGAGATGCGGGCCATGTTCCCGCACTACCCGGAGCTCTCTTTCGGAGACTTCCTGCTGCTGGCGAACACGAAGTTCGTCAACCGTTACCAGCGGCAGGAGACGGGCTTCCGCAACGAGCACTTCCCCGAGGAGCGGCGCCTGGGCTGGCACACCGAGCAGTTCGTGCGCTTCTACTGCCGCCAGCCGCGTGAGGTCTTCCGTGCCATCGACGAGGCCTATATCGCCGAGGGCCGGTGCCGACAGGACATGTTCCCCGTGCGATTCACCTTCTCGGAGAGCCTCAACGGGGAGTTACACGCCTTCCTGCGCGAGGCAGGCCACGCGCCCGAGGACATCGCCTTCATCCTGGACGCGGCGAAGATCTACCCCGAGGAAGGCGGACGGGCCCCCGAGGACCGCTGGGAGTCCTATTACACGCCCGAGCTCAAGCACCTCGTGCGAACCCGGGAGCGGCTGATCTTCGAGCTGTTTCCCCAGTACGACGTGTGAGGCCAGAGAGAAACGCGATGGACACCCCCCAGATTGCATTGGTCACCGGGGCCAACCGGGGCCTCGGACTGGAGCTGTGCAAGCAGCTCGCCACGCGCGGCATCCGCGTCCTGCTCACCGCCCGAAGCGAGGAGAAAGGCCAGAAGGCGGCACGGGAATTGGCCGAGCAGGGGCTGCCCGTCAGCTTCCTGCCGCTCGATGTCACGAACGAGCAGAGCCTGCTCCAGGGAGTGGAGCATGTCTCCCGCGAGTTCGGGCGCCTGGACATCCTCGTCAACAACGCGGCCGTCTCGATCGACCTCAACCGGCCGGGTCTCGAGATCAGCATGGACATCGTCCGCACCACCATCGAGACGAACGTCTACGGTCCCCTGCGCCTCACCCAGCTCGCCGTGCCCCTGATGCGCAAGAACAACTACGGCCGCATCGTCAACGTCTCGAGCGGCCTGGGCTCGTTCTCGCGCATCACCGCCGGCAAGCTGGCGTACCGCCTGTCCAAGGCCTCGCTCAACACCATGACCAAAGTCTTCGCCGACGAGCTTCAGGACACCAACATCCTGGTCAATGCCGTGACGCCTGGCTGGGTCCGCACCCACCTGGGCGGCATCCGGGCGGAGCGCTCCGTGGAGGAGGGCGTGGACAGCATCCTGTGGTTGGCCACCCTTCCGGACGATGGTCCTCGCGGGAAGTTCTTCAAGGACCGCAAGGAATTCCCCTGGTAGCCGCTCGATGATCAAGCCCAACTTCTTCATGGTCGGGGCCCCCCGCTGCGCCACGACCTCGATGTACACGTACCTCAAGCAGCATCCGGAGATCTTCCTCTCGCTGCTCAAGGAGCCCCTCTACTTCGGCTCGGACCTGACGCGGCAGCCGCTCGCCATCACCGACGAAGCCAGCTACCTCAGCCTCTTCGCCGGGGCAGGTGACGCCAAGGTCATTGGAGAGGGCTCGGTCTTCTACATCATGTCGAAGCGGGCTCCCGATGAGTTGAAGGCTTTCTCTCCGGCCGCCCGCATCCTCATCATGCTGAGAGATCCGGTGAACATGATGCACTCGTTGCACTCCATGTACTTGCGCACCGGCAACGAAGCGTTGGAGGACTTCGAGGACGCCCTCGAAGCGGAGGCCGCTCGGGCCCAGGGGCAGCGCCTGCCGCCCCGGTGTTACTTCCCCGAGGGGCTCCAGTACCGATCGGTGGCGCGCTACGCCGAGCCGGTGGAGCGCTTCTTCCGCACGTTTGGCCGTGAGCGCGTCCACGTCCTGATCTTCGAAGATCTGGTCCGTGACACCGCAGGGGAATACCGGCGCACACTGGAGTTTCTCGGGGTGGACTCCCACCCTCCCGTGGAACTCAACGTGGACAAGGCCACGGCGCTCATCCGGCCCACCGTCCTCAAGCAGATGCGGGCCGCCACCCCCGAAGTCCGCAAGAAGCTGAAGACGGTCGGGGACACACACCGAGGTCCCCGAAGCAAGCCGTTGTCCGCCTCGCTCCAGGCCCGCCTCCATGAAGAGCTGCGGCCCGACGTGGAGCGGCTGAGCAGCCTGCTTGGCAGGGATGTCACCCACTGGTGTCAGGGGCGGCCGTCATGAACGAGGGAGCCTTCCAGCTGGCGCGCATCATCCGGCGGCTCAAGGCACGCGTGAGCACCGAGGAGCTGGGGGGCGAAACCGTGGAGCAGCTCGTCCGCCGCTGGTCCCGGCTCCGCTCCCCCGAGCTGAACATCGAGGTCCGGGAGTATGACCCGCACTGGCCCGCGGCCTTCGATGCCGAGAAACACCGGCTTCAAGGGGCTTTGAAGGACCTGGGGCTGGTGGACATCCAGCACATCGGCAGCACCTCCATTGCCCCCTTGCCCAGCAAAAACATCATCGATCTGGCTGTGGCCGTGCAGTCCTTGCCGTGCAGCGCCCAGCAGACAGAAGCCCTCCTCGGACTCGGCTACCAGGCCTATGGGCCCAGCCCCATCGATCCAGACTTCTCCTGGTTCTGGCGCATCGAGGCGGAGGGCCAGGGCGCCTTCGTGGTCCACGTGTGCGGGGCGCAGAGCCCGTGGTTCTCCCACCTGATCCACTTCCGCGACTTCATGCGAGCCTTTCCCGAGGAGCGCCAGCAGTATGAAGCCTTGAAGCGGGAACTGGCCCAGGCGCCGGATCAAAGCTGGCTGGAGTACAGCATCGTCAAGCGCGCCCTCGCCTTGCGCATCACCGAGCGCGCCAACGCCTGGGCCGAGAAAGCAGCCCCTCAGCTTTCCTGACGGGCAAAGACCCGATCCAGCACCTTCCGGGAAGCGTCCTGGCGCGCGAAGGTGGAGAGCCGCTGCCGGAACTCCCTCCAGAGCCCCAGGTCTTTTCCGAGGTGGTTGGGCAACCAATTTAGAAGACGGTCCCCCATGCCCTGGATGTCGTGGTCCGCGAAGCGCTCCAGGTGTTCATGGATGTTGGGCGCTGGCACGTACCCCCGGCACAAGAACTGGATGATGCGGAAGGTCGTCCGGTAGCTGGTGCTCAGGACCCGGGGATGGGTGATGAGCCGAAGCACCCGCCCCTGCAAATCCTCTAGGCCACAGCCGAGCGGATCCCACAGGCGGCCCTCTTCATGGCAAGGGTAGTAGAACGCATTCATGGAGAAGTCCCGCGTGAGGGCATCCTCCCGCAAGTCTTGCCGGGCCACGAACGAGGTGGTCCACATGTCGTCGTTCTGGATGTCGTGGTGACTGCGGAGGATGTTGAGGTCCACGCCGCCCGAAGCCGCATCTCCCCAGCTCAGCGTGCCGAAGCGTTCGTTCCGCCGCAGCACGGGATCCATCCCAGGGAAGGCCTGGCGCAGAATCGCATGGGCCTCCTTCACCGGCCGGTCCAAGGAGAGGTCCACGTCCTTGACGGGCGCCCCGGTGAGCCAGTCCCGGCAAGCGCCCCCCGCCACGAAGACTCGCACTCCCTGGCCTTGAAGCAGCGCGATCACTTCCTGGATGCGAACCGTGTGCCCCTCCTGCTGACAGATGACCTGCTCCAAAGACTCTCGCACCACCGTAGGCCCGATGGGATGGCTTGGGTACACGTCACTCATGGTGCGTTCTCCTTAGGTCCGCCAGAGCCCCCCGAAGCCTACCGCGTCGTGGCAGGGGGAAGCCTTGGGTTCGACCCGCTGGACAGTACCCGCCCTACATCGAGCACTGAGGCGCTTCCTGGCGCATGCGATATACGGGGCCGGGAGGAAAACATCATGTCGCGCAAGGTGGCCCTCATCACGGGAGCATCAGCAGGGTTGGGAGAGCAGTTCGCGCAGCGCTTCGCCGAGCACGGGAACGATCTCATCCTGGTGGCACGCACCACTTCACGGCTGGAGACGCTGGCCACCCGGCTGGAGCAGGCGCATGGCATCAAGGCGCACGTCCTCACCGCGGATCTGGCACAGCCGGAGGCTCCTGAGCGCCTCTTCGAGGACGTTCGTGCCCGAGGGCTGACCGTGGAGTACCTCGTCAACAACGCGGGCTTCGGCTCCTCAGGCCCCTTCCTGGACCAGCCCCTGAACCGCGAGGCGGAAATGGTGGAGGTCAACTGCACCTCCCTGCTGAAGCTGACACACCTCTTCGCGCAGGCCATGCGGGAGCAGCGCTCCGGACGCATCCTCAACATCGCGTCCACGGCGGGCTTTCAACCGGGCCCCTATATGGCCACGTACTACGCCACCAAGGCTTTCGTGGTGTCCTTCTCGGAGGCGCTGGCACACGAGCTCAAGGGGACTGGGGTGACGGTGACGTGTTACTGCCCGGGGGCCACACACACGGAGTTCGCCGCCCGCGCGCGCGTCGAGAAGTCACGTCTGTTTCAGCGGCCTGGGGTCGCGACGGCGCCAGATGTGGCCACGGATGCCTACGCGGCGATGATGAAGGGCCGCGTGCTGTCGATTCATGGCGTGCTCAACTGGCTGGGCACGATGAGCGTGCGCTTCGGACCGCGCGCCCTCGTGCGTTCCATCGCCGCCAGCATCAACCAGTCTTAAGCGGCGTGTCCCTTCCGCCGCGCCAGCGTGCCTCGGGCCAATCGGATGATCTCGTCCTCGGAGAGCTGCTCGGTCCGCATCACCGAGCGCTCTGCCCGGAGCTGCTGCACCTGCCCTTCGCGCAGCACGTGGAATTGCCCCATCTTCTGCGCGGGGAGCTTCGCGCTCGCATCCACACGGGCCTCGGAGAACATGTTCTTGAGCTTCTTGAGCGCGACGTCCTCCTTCACGCTACCCACGAACCAGGTGCGCACGTTCTCACGGCACTTGTAGTCCAGGTCCCCCGGGCTCTGGGTGGCGAGCATGACGCCCACTCCCGCGGAGCGGGCCCTCCGGAGGAGGTTCTCCATGGGCTGCTTGGTCGCAGGAACGCTCGTCGCGGGTAGATACAGGTCCGCCTCGTCGAAGAGGAGCGCGGCCTGAAGCCGGGAAGAGGGGTGCTGGCTGGCCCAGCGGTTCGTCTCCAACAGGAGCTGGGATATCCAGAAGAGCACCCGTGGGTTCGCTCCAAGGAACTTGGTGTTGATGATGCTCAACCGCGTTCGGCCCGGTATCGCGGAGGCCCCGCGTCCCAGCAGCTCATCCATGTCCAGCCGCTCTCCACCGGACGCCAGCAACGGGCGGATGGTGAGACGAAGCACCTCTAGATCCTGAGCGAGCTTGGTGAACGTCTTGGGTGGAAGCCCCCCTGTCTCCTCGAGCAGCGCCGTATCCTGGGAGGCAACGAACTGTTGCACCATGTCCAGCGTCAGCTCCTTGCCGATGGGCCGCTGTACCAACAACCGGAGTGCCTGGGCGAGCAGGGCGCGGGCGGCGTTGTCCGCGGAGCTGGTCTTGTATTCGAGCATCCCAGCGATGGCGTCCGCAGCTTGCTGCACGCCCTGGTCCCGCTCCTCCTCGGGCAGTGCCTCCAGCCCCCGGGGAACGATGGGAATGGCCAGCGGCCGTCCATCCGAGCGTCCTGGCGTGTAGAGCGCCACGTCGACGCGTTCTCGCAGGAGGCGCCGACGCTCGCTCAGGAGCGGCGAGTCCAGGTTCTCCTCCCAGGCCTTCTCGCTCGCGTAGGTGGCCAGGTCTCCCTTCCGGTCCACGAGGAGCACGGGAATGCCCTGGAGCAAGACCTGCTCGAGGATGTTGAGCGCCAACGTCGTCTTTCCACTGCCCGTCC encodes the following:
- a CDS encoding GrpB family protein translates to MNEGAFQLARIIRRLKARVSTEELGGETVEQLVRRWSRLRSPELNIEVREYDPHWPAAFDAEKHRLQGALKDLGLVDIQHIGSTSIAPLPSKNIIDLAVAVQSLPCSAQQTEALLGLGYQAYGPSPIDPDFSWFWRIEAEGQGAFVVHVCGAQSPWFSHLIHFRDFMRAFPEERQQYEALKRELAQAPDQSWLEYSIVKRALALRITERANAWAEKAAPQLS
- a CDS encoding CCA tRNA nucleotidyltransferase produces the protein MSDVYPSHPIGPTVVRESLEQVICQQEGHTVRIQEVIALLQGQGVRVFVAGGACRDWLTGAPVKDVDLSLDRPVKEAHAILRQAFPGMDPVLRRNERFGTLSWGDAASGGVDLNILRSHHDIQNDDMWTTSFVARQDLREDALTRDFSMNAFYYPCHEEGRLWDPLGCGLEDLQGRVLRLITHPRVLSTSYRTTFRIIQFLCRGYVPAPNIHEHLERFADHDIQGMGDRLLNWLPNHLGKDLGLWREFRQRLSTFARQDASRKVLDRVFARQES
- a CDS encoding SDR family NAD(P)-dependent oxidoreductase; translation: MSRKVALITGASAGLGEQFAQRFAEHGNDLILVARTTSRLETLATRLEQAHGIKAHVLTADLAQPEAPERLFEDVRARGLTVEYLVNNAGFGSSGPFLDQPLNREAEMVEVNCTSLLKLTHLFAQAMREQRSGRILNIASTAGFQPGPYMATYYATKAFVVSFSEALAHELKGTGVTVTCYCPGATHTEFAARARVEKSRLFQRPGVATAPDVATDAYAAMMKGRVLSIHGVLNWLGTMSVRFGPRALVRSIAASINQS